In a single window of the Acidobacteriota bacterium genome:
- a CDS encoding AbrB/MazE/SpoVT family DNA-binding domain-containing protein — protein sequence MTARSKSAESAVGSRGQTVIPAAIRRRHNIEPGDQLIWLDDGKVIRVVPMPNDPLKALGGEGEESLFNELLERRRKEES from the coding sequence ATGACCGCGAGAAGCAAAAGCGCCGAATCCGCCGTGGGATCCCGCGGCCAAACCGTGATCCCGGCAGCCATCCGCCGCCGCCACAACATCGAACCCGGTGATCAGCTGATCTGGCTCGACGACGGCAAAGTGATCCGGGTGGTACCGATGCCCAACGATCCCCTCAAAGCCCTGGGAGGGGAGGGGGAGGAAAGCCTCTTCAACGAGCTTCTGGAGCGGCGCCGCAAGGAAGAGTCCTAG